In Synechococcus sp. PCC 6312, one genomic interval encodes:
- a CDS encoding GNAT family N-acetyltransferase, producing MLVYRDFDIRPWQPQDREAVAALIATVLGEFGLAWEPEGADADVVAVEAFYQAQGGEFWVIEQAGQIVGTAAYYPIARGENAVEIRKMYLHPQARGQGLGQFLLSQLEQQIHQRGFDLIWIETATIMNQAVKLYEKNGYQPTSGIETQRCDRVYYKTLERHLTLSSQGLG from the coding sequence ATGCTGGTTTATCGTGACTTTGACATTCGCCCCTGGCAACCCCAAGATCGGGAAGCAGTCGCCGCCCTCATTGCCACGGTGCTGGGTGAATTTGGCCTGGCCTGGGAACCGGAAGGGGCAGACGCAGATGTGGTCGCAGTTGAAGCGTTTTACCAAGCCCAGGGGGGCGAGTTTTGGGTCATAGAACAAGCGGGGCAAATTGTCGGAACGGCCGCCTATTATCCAATTGCACGCGGGGAGAATGCCGTAGAAATTCGCAAAATGTACCTCCATCCCCAGGCCCGCGGGCAAGGTTTAGGCCAGTTTCTCCTGAGCCAATTGGAACAGCAGATTCACCAACGGGGATTTGACTTAATTTGGATTGAAACAGCGACCATTATGAACCAGGCCGTGAAACTCTATGAGAAAAATGGCTATCAGCCCACCAGTGGAATCGAAACTCAACGCTGTGATCGGGTTTATTACAAAACATTAGAACGACACTTAACTCTTAGTTCTCAAGGCCTGGGCTAA